TGCTCGGATAGCCCCTTTCCGCGCTGATAGAATTCGATTGACCTCCCCCGGTTTTTTCTCTTAATTCCGCCCTGACATGGAAAAGAATCCCGATTCCTATGATACCGCTCCCCCCCGCAAAAAAGGGGGCGATATGCCGTTTCTGGAGCATATCGAGGAGCTTCGCTGGCGCCTTATAAAAGCGGTCATCGCCGTTATCGCGGCGGCTGTGGTCGCCTTCATATTTGCCGAAGAGATATATAAATTCATAGTCTACCCCCTGGGGGATATCAAACTCCATTTTACCGAAATCACCGGCTCCTTCTATGCC
The Candidatus Zixiibacteriota bacterium genome window above contains:
- a CDS encoding twin-arginine translocase subunit TatC, with the protein product MEKNPDSYDTAPPRKKGGDMPFLEHIEELRWRLIKAVIAVIAAAVVAFIFAEEIYKFIVYPLGDIKLHFTEITGSFYAYLKIAFYTGILGASPVVLYQLWKFIAPGLYSKEKKV